The sequence below is a genomic window from Wyeomyia smithii strain HCP4-BCI-WySm-NY-G18 chromosome 1, ASM2978416v1, whole genome shotgun sequence.
AATATTACCCTTGCTTTTAAACAGATCCATAACGCTGGCTTTGTTTTGCATCGCTTCCTGCACGCTTTGCGTTGTTTCCTTTAGCTCGTCCTGAACCCCATCGGATGACTTTCCTCGCAGAAAACGAAGTGAAGCTGTCGCATCTTCTGACCGACCCTTAGTAATGTAAAACGTAGGAGTTTCTGGCATGAAAAAGAAGGCTGCCGCGAATATTATTGGTAAAGCCATGCAGGCCCACTGCAGAGCGGAATAGCTCACATAAGGTCCGATTGAATACACATACAAAATACCAGCTGGAAGTTTTAGGATTAAGTTAGGGTTTGGCTTCTGGTATGATTTTGCAAATTGGCAATACTTACAAACAATACACAACTGCATCAGCGAACCTAGTGCTCCTCGGTACTCGTTACTGGCGATCTCACCTATGTACATTGTCTGCACAGTCATCACGAAACCTACGCCAAAACCTTGAATCAATCGTGCTGCCAGTATTTGTCCGACCGTGGTAGTTGTTAGCAGCAGGACCCAACTCACAATGAAAAAAGCGGAACTACCGAGCAAGGTTAACTTGCGGCCGAATTTCTCTGCCAGTGGTCCAGCAATGAAAGGAGCTGAAGTTGACAGAGTACAACTTTAGGTGGATGCTTGATATCGAAACCGAAATCGAAGTGGAATAAAGTAGCATTTATTACCTATAAGAGCACCCAGCGCAACCAGCGAGCCAATCCATGATTCCTCTGCCGTTGTTGGAGGAACGTCCAGCGGATTTATGCTGGTATCGTTAGAATTATACACCGGACCCATCGGAGATGTCCATCCAAGGCAGGTTCCAAGCGCCACCGAAGCAAGATTGACTAGTTGCAGAAAAACAAAAGTCAGATTGGTTTTGTTAGTATTAATtcataaataaacagaagggtTGAGCAACGTCATGCTATCAACAAAACTGTGTTATGATCGCCTTTCATTATATGGGGAAGAACAATGTTAGGAATATGATTGTGAAAGAGTGCGTTCGGGAATGCTGAATATAAATTACACGCCGCAAACCCATtatgcttgaaaaaaaaatatttcctgaGTTTTgtgtaagagaaaaaaataatatgctTTAGTTTGTACACTCATCTTGATCATTCTCAAGAGACTTTAAACGACATTCGTAACATATGTTTTTAAATGGTAcctatagaaaaaaattttgatggacaacgatgaattattttgacccaatgAGTTTCAAGTCAATTATCGGTCGAATAACGCGCTATAGTAGATTTTTGTCTTACAAACTGGGTGCCATTAAAAGGTGACACAATGCTGatgaaaaatctgacaataATGCCACATTGAGTTCAGCTGAATAATGTagatacagtgctttttcgattttatcacggccaaaaaaaaaaattttaccgtgaatttggcgaaaacGTGAGCTTAGcgaaatgataattttttgtgttggaaTCAATTTAAATTTATGATGAGAGAGGCTGGCAACAAGGCTTACtgataatacgtgccccgaaagctatccgttAAAGTCATTGATTTATAAGTGATTTTAGGGgtcaaacttgttaaaaagtgtaaagttgtgatctgtgatgcttcatctaagtgagaaaagtgaaggttttgtgaaaaacacagtgtttcttgagtgaaagttataatttatccacgaaatcaaattgaaaattgtaaggcaagttaggttgcgtgagtgtgagtgccaacttcgtgcgtcgcgctGACTAGCGGTTCATTATTAACGTGCGAAAATGGAGTGCATGGTGGTGTGATCGAAGAGAATTGCACTACCTGAAGAGCGGAGAGAGTAGCGTTGCGCTGTGCTAGTCGGCGTTtatttcgctggcataggcataaccaaaataaaacagatgagtatatgttttttttttgtatcaagaatgcataggctctgtgtgtagtggtttttagcgggctttggactttggcagaagtgtgaatgtgtgatctgttgggtgcacgaggtgtggtagcttttcggctgcgagtagtttttttttttgtttgcaaaccagattgtgcgatgatgttttactgttttacttttttctcccACAAGTAAAAGCACTAAGAATTGTCAGGTGAGTTAACTTATCAATGGGCTCGATACGACATACACGATTTGCGTTtggtattatatttattttcctaaatggtCCGCGTTCGAATATGGTTCACATCATGTGATGATCCACCGAATACCACGTAGTTGCCAGTTTGCGGAACGACGTAGCACGCCGTTTTGATTGTGCTCGTCATGAATGTTTAACTGTTACAGTTTTGAATGTCCAAATTGGAAACCGAGTGCAATTGAGGTGTTTTCCTGGAGCCTTTTTCTCGTGTAGTTTTGTGTAATAGTattgtttattagaatttatggtGGAATAGATTAATTGATATGTATTCACTGATATGTCGTGTGCAATGAATTTTTGAACGCACTGACTCTCGCATGACaggtaatagaaaattcaataaagttGAGTTTGACATCTGATGACtatttagtcagcctgaaataatcatgattggtttggtcttatcaataattttaagactttggattagtatgtacatctacacctgatgtttgcacttaatgttttagatacaccaagctttgccatttttctatctttccaacagGATCACACCCAAGGTAATGAgtagctcaacttagtaatgagcctacatgacgcatagtatgcctcgaatccgtcatctaccacgTTTTTGCACGGTCAATCTTCAAGTAGGGTTCAGCCAAACATGTGTTCACCTCGAAAGCAATTGTTGTggataatacatgaaatcttatgcttcactttttcgatttttctagcttttgggctgcttatgttttgtatactatgttccaataatgactaggtcggcattttgtttaataggcaacattcgcatcgacaactaagagagaatcggcgtgaaatgtcgtagtgcttcgatgtaaaccgcgtttccggctcgggagaattttacttatattaacgttttcggaatataatgatttcgaggggtatacccagatacttgttcatgtctcactgtgactgtttaaccgaagatttcgtccggtcgataaatatcgcgattaacgaaaacgcgataTATACCTTCCCAAGAATCGCGACGGCCGACGTGCGTTCGTTTCTTCTCGGGATTGGGATTGACTCGGGATCGACAAATAGCTGATTGCTACGAGTAGCATGGGCTACATCgcgtgcgtcgtacgcagaggatcgcgacgtTTGGCTAGAAATTTGCTCATggttagttttcgtaataagcgtttTTCGCGGTATCTTATCGTTATTTTggagcagacaaagtgtatacgagaaacgtcgttggtcgatctgttaggtagaaaatgtccggttgaccgaacccctagagactccgcgtcggtacctccatgaggtcgaattatccAATATAGATGAACAACGCGCAactgatttcggtgtaaagaggatcaccttacgaggagatatcatatcatttgaagttgtcccaatttgatcaaaggtccagtatccttgcgtacgatttattgttgcggtgttacattgtcaaactgaatgacttcgaatcgcattatgaatatcgtgacgGATATAATAAAcctgttcgcgcgatacttgttctaaagaacccgacactcgaaatcagcgcatcgtttaccaaaacgaaccctgctgtgtaccttgccctttctccaacatcccagtgatttctcgtggaagtgcagaggtgttctcggcttccaataagcgagtatcacgtcaacattttcctatacaaattccttctttgacctgcattcggatgcggccggcgctggtattgcctaatataaagattaaggtcaccagtttttacacattgaggatgcatgttggtcccaagcatcatctgttggttctctgtgtaattacagctgatctggcaataacggagtagcaaccgcgggcggtcaatcatgctcatgctcatgctcatggaatcaatttaaatttatgatattttgagtaaaatgatgcactttcatgGTTGAAGGGGATAtaagttcaaaataaaaatgaataaacaagaaaaggttagtttatgatatttttctccattgcattttcgcggactttctcccggctattatacatgcattatcaatatgatttgtactgtCTATTCTTTACCATAGCTAAGCAGAGTCTATTGCTTGTTTATGtaaaattgtggaaccgctagattttataatttttaaatccaagctCTATCAGGACCAAACTGTAGGgctttttgagttgttaacagatcttttttctcaactgctctaataatatgtaatttttgctccaaagtcaatgaaatacgtatttcacggttcatttttcccaaaattatgacacaaattatttgtaacagatatgacacttggttgcctcagaaaattgatcaaaaaaattgagttcataaaactatataCATGCAAGGACCCaaggcacaagtgaaaatgatgtttcgaatgcattttctacaactggaagtacattattcttgatttaaagttttaaaaagcgtgataataacgaaaaaaaaaaaaccgtgagaaaattgagtgtgaatttggcgagtaatgataaaaacgactgttgataaaagcgaaaaaagcaCTGTAGTAGATTTCGAGACTCTTCAAATAATtccaaaacaaattttcactctTCCTAACAACCAACTCTTCCTAGCAACTAGCTTCATATTTTACTTTTATTGCTTAAAGATATCTTTTAATACTAGAGTTTTCAAACTAGATAAATGCATGAAAATTATCGCACTTTCAGATTTCTCTGTGTACAACAAATAATTTGCGTTTTTCCTACTTACCAGTAACTCCTGCCAGAAATTGCCACACAGGATTTCCTTTTTccattttatgattttccttcTCGTATTTCTCGAACGTCGCCACTGGTTGATAGTTGAGCTCAGCTGGATTCATTTAATATCACGAATTCCCTGCGAGATAAAACACATTGCGTTCAGAACACTTGTATGGTTTTCGAAAGAAATCTTCAACTTTTGTCTCCATACTTTTAATGTTTCTGGGACAAAATTAGTTATCCTTTAACGTTTAAAAAATCTGAATACTGGATTCAATTGACTGTCAACGGTAACTTGCATCACAACAGCCGCATCTCACCAATTCTATCGATCAATAACTATCACCGATATCACCCCACGGAATCTTTAAATACCTTTTAGTGCCACAACCACCCGCTCGCTTATCTGTCCTTCTGATAGTCCATCCTTCTTTCATCTTTAACTCCCGACCAAGCAGACCTTATCTATATAACACAGACTACAACCCTGTGCCGATATCGAAACTAAACATTCGAAGAGTTGAaacaaataaagtaaaaaaaaaaaacaagactaTGCAACTGGCGCTACCGGCAATCAGCAGCAGCTACCCAATCGAATCTTTCGCTTGGGAAGTCAACAAAAACCACTTGAAAGAAACGAGATAGGTACGACTATCTGTGAATATACAAACATCAATAGCGTGGAAGTGACTTACACGCGGGAGTCAGTCTTTGCAAAACTCGCAATTGATTAGATATCTTTCAGCTAATATTAcgaatgattaattattttgaaaGAAATTCGCTGGTTTTAAATTGTCAGTTAGGTTTATAACGGTTTATATATTATTCGGTTTATAATCCTCAGCTTGTTTATCCAAACTGCAGTATGATTCACTGAAGTAAACAATTAGATATGAAGGTATGATAGTTGTTGATTTCTCTATGTTGGTATTATCAGAACTTTATCAGCGATGATTTGATTAATTTATAACTATGCAGGTTGGTTATATGAATGGCACcttcaatttattattcaacatCATCCTGAACTTGAAATGGCCGATTTGTCGTAGTTTCAATCCAAGAAACGCAAAAAACTGATCAAGAGATCGTTCGATGTTGTACACTAAAAATAGTTTCGAGCTTTACACACCGGCTGAATAAACATTAAAAACCGAATGGTttaaaacacaaaaaagttacgTAAGTTACAGCGGAAAAACTGCTGAAAAATATTCCAGAGctaaatttttttacagaaagATTGCGTGCCGTATGAAATACAGTCAGGATATAAAATATTGTCAATTCTCTGAATTGAAGCATCTACTGGAAGTTATCGGTCCACCAGATCGGTACTTATTTTTCTGCAAAACAAAGTAGAACATTTTAGTAATAAAAGCTGCAACAGTTGCaaatttattgaattttgatttggaactCTAACTTCTGTTCActgtacacagacttcacagccaatTGTTCAATGTGCAGGAAAATTGGGGggatagcgctacgatcctactgaatattcggctgaacagatggccgaatattcaacgaaacatgatgataagatgagaaaaaataaaaacctctTTGTTCCTGGCTTGAAGTGAATTAATCTAACCAAGCTCAAGTTAAAACCATTATTCTGTGAACTAAAAATTAGgtactttttacaaaaaaaaactttttctcaaccctattattcggtgcaacgcTAGTACCTACTCACAAGTATCAATCACCCTgcacaaaaaaattgaacaatgAATTCTATGATCTATTCATATAATCCATAAAACTATTTAGAGTGAAAACCTATGTTTCATAGATCATCTCAATTAAAGTGTATGTGCTAGCCTGATTCAACACATTTAAAAGTTAGTATGGCAAAACTCGTACACTACTCTTTGAAATGATTAACTTTTTTTCGTAGCTGTTATCTAGCAGATGCATCATTGTCAATAAGTTTTCCTAGTGAAAGAATGCAACGCCATAGGACACCGGAAATAACTCTAAGTGATTTTAGTTTTTTCTTGCACTTTAGTTAGGAAATAACTAATTTTGCTCATACGATTCTGTATTGCCGCAAAACAAGAGCCACAGCACTATTCAATATGAACAGTTAGCAACAAACGCTGCAGCGTGGTTTTAAAAGAATTGTCATAGAACTCTATGAAAGCATTGGGCTAAAGCAATCTATTGTTTAGAGTAGATAACAGCTTTGTAAACCTTTTATTTATAGTATGATCGTTTCCATCCTTAATGTTTTTGTTAAATCACAGTAAATTGCGATATCAACTagaaagttatcgaaaaattgTCGTTTTCTTCAAATACATGTATGTACAAAGTTTACAGTAGGTTTGGAATTCCGTAAATTTTATACCCCGATTTTTGATTATCTTGGAAAAATTTCCCCGTCGGTGTTTGGTACAATTGTAGCGAAAATTTATGTTCATGCGTAAAAGAGTTAAAAATCACGATCTCATCCAACGCTCTGAAACACAGtgttaatttcaaaattatttcttCAGCCTGAATCACAAATCTATTTATTAACGTTCATGTAATTGCTTTACAGTTGCCTCAGAATCGTTAAATTAATGCAATTGATCACTAGATGCAAATAATTTCGTTTTAGTCATAACAATATAAAATGTAATTCCAATTTTCGCTAGATCTCTttattatgtcaattatgtcattAGATAACGTGTTATGTCTCTCATTCGATAACAAACTACACATGAAttataaatttcgattttatcgcGACGAGAATATGTAGGGTAAAATTCGCGCAATCATCCTATTAGAcaaacaaagcaaagccttggtgctacattccaattcgactttctgtttattataaaaaGACTTCGctgccaactgtttagtgtacaggacaattgcggggctacccgatcagaaaagcATAGCCAAAAAATTACAGAATCACGAAATACAAATAACCAATTTTAAtatgattttgtattttctcatatgcttttaataacaaaattaaatttgaatgaGTTATAACAACAAATTCTCAAAtggagttgttctgaaacaagtctatcaaatttttcgtctctatcaaattTCCGTAAAAGAAAAAGTTCTCGTGTTATATGcggtcgattgcagaaaagtttagatattttttcttcctacttgcaaaagtggaaaatttctcccaatgcttgaaaaactcaaatgataatttttccccataagactagggcttctttcttcaagccaaacaatagtCTCGTTATcgagatgaatggggttattataagttggtctgacaagaaAGTATTCTTACAATGTGCATTGATATAAAAATTATCATGATTATAAATTCGGCTTCATTGTGAATCTCatttgaatcaataaatttagatcaaattttcattcgcaAATACATACACTGCATACGCACAtacgaacacacacacacatacatacataaatgCACACATAAATACAAATATGTAGCATAGATGCATATATACATAAATACAAAAACACATACATTCGTAGGCGATCCTGaaaaggtaatctttaaaaCTACCCTGTATATGCCATGGACTCTATGGAACTAGAAGTTacgaatgagaatcgtgtaatgagaaaCCACCAGCGGATTTCAAAGGATTGATAAGGATTCGCAGAATTGAGAACGATCACACTCACTTAACCTCGTTTGCGAAGATTTTGCAGGACACTAGAGAAAGTTTTATGTAAATCGTAATTTTTGTAAAGTGAATCCTTATCCCATGCCACCCGTGGAGATTGGGaaaaagaaatcataaaatTTACAAAGAAATTGAACAACATTCATTCATATTTAAGGTTCCAATCGTTCCAAAATTCAGTGAAGCTCGTGAGCTCATATTTTCCACAACTTACAAATtctttcgaactaaatttctatttttaacaacggctttcacctgttaacattcaagttcattgagCAGACAATGTGGGCAGCAGGGGAAGCTAAAAAACCCGTCCCGTCGAGATGCGGTATTTTttcccaaatctgtatcatatttcagttcgcttatttttcgcttcccctgctgcGTACATTGTCTGCTTAACCCTTTGTAAGGCCGTGAAAACTACGCAAGGAATCGACATTAACTTCAATAAAACGGATTCTTTATGGAAGGAACAACACCAATGTACCTTTGTTACAAAATTCACTATTGAATCAATAGAaaaattggtggcaatatagttgccactgcccgttaaccccaTAAacattggtggcaatatagttgccactgctcGTTAACGCCACgatgttggtggcaatatagttgccactgcccgttaaccgCACAAACGTTGGTGGCAATACTTACCAATTTGTTGGATTTtcaccaaattaaaaatgaatttcctAAAGACGGTCTAAAATCGCGGTTTGTTCAcataaaaatgatcccaaaatcaaTATTGAACACTTCTAGCAGTCCTAGaaaaaaagtgaagtgttctAAGACACATTTAGAAGTCTTTGGTTAagccaaatttaaaaacaatattctcagtgcagcgaaaaaaataaattttgttggtggcaatatagttgccactgacttataaaggg
It includes:
- the LOC129718841 gene encoding facilitated trehalose transporter Tret1-like, with the protein product MNPAELNYQPVATFEKYEKENHKMEKGNPVWQFLAGVTVNLASVALGTCLGWTSPMGPVYNSNDTSINPLDVPPTTAEESWIGSLVALGALIAPFIAGPLAEKFGRKLTLLGSSAFFIVSWVLLLTTTTVGQILAARLIQGFGVGFVMTVQTMYIGEIASNEYRGALGSLMQLCIVSGILYVYSIGPYVSYSALQWACMALPIIFAAAFFFMPETPTFYITKGRSEDATASLRFLRGKSSDGVQDELKETTQSVQEAMQNKASVMDLFKSKGNIKALIICAGLISFQQLSGINVILFYSQMIFAKTGSSLEPAVSTILVGVVQVLASGATPLIVDRLGRKPILLVSAAGMCLAHGTMGLYFYMDYIKSDAVESISWLPIFSLIFFVTVYCVGFGPLPWAVLGEMFPANVKSIASSIVASTCWVLGFLVLQFFSTLDQAVGSHWSFWIFGIMCAVAFAFTLTTVMETKGMSLQQIQDKLNE